From Harpia harpyja isolate bHarHar1 chromosome 19, bHarHar1 primary haplotype, whole genome shotgun sequence, one genomic window encodes:
- the REN gene encoding renin yields MPTGHSRRVQQYLVVLAVTWGASFFPSPAQALQRIALRRMPSIRQTLQEMGVKVSDIFPELKQSSRSGVVGPRNGTAPTLLTNYLDTQYFGEISIGTPAQTFKVVFDTGSANLWVPSYKCSPLYSACVSHSRYDSSKSRTYIANGTGFAIRYGTGSVKGFLSQDIVMVSDIPIIQVFAEATALPAFPFIFARFDGVLGMGYPSQAIDGITPVFDRILSQQILKEDVFSVYYSRASKNALLKPGGEIILGGSDPAYYTGDFHYLNVSKSGYWQISMKGVSIGAEILFCKEGCSVAIDTGASYITGPAGPISVLMKAIGAAEMAEGEYVVDCDRVPQLPNISFHLGGKAYTLSGSAYVLRQSQYGEDICVVAFSGLDIPPPAGPLWILGASFIGHYYTKFDRRNNRIGFAMAR; encoded by the exons ATGCCGACAGGACACAGCAGGAGGGTGCAGCAGTATCTGGTGGTCTTGGCCGTCACCTGGGGTGCCAGCTTCTTCCCCTCGCCAGCCCAGGCTTTGCAGAG GATCGCGCTGCGGAGGATGCCCTCCATCCGCCAGACGCTGCAGGAGATGGGAGTGAAGGTGTCGGACATCTTCCCTGAGCTCAAGCAGAGCAGCCGCAGCGGCGTGGTCGGTCCCAGAAATGGGACTGCTCCCACTCTCCTCACAAACTACCTGGAC ACCCAGTATTTCGGCGAGATCAGCATCGGTACCCCCGCACAGACCTTCAAGGTGGTCTTCGACACGGGCTCGGCCAACCTGTGGGTGCCGTCCTACAAGTGCTCCCCCCTCTACAGCGCCTGCG tTTCCCACAGCCGCTACGACTCCTCCAAGTCACGGACGTACATAGCCAACGGCACGGGCTTTGCTATCCGCTACGGGACAGGGAGCGTCAAAGGCTTCCTCAGCCAGGACATCGTTATG GTGTCAGACATCCCCATCATCCAGGTGTTTGCCGAGGCAACGgcgctgcctgccttccccttcaTCTTTGCCAGGTTTGatggggtgctggggatgggctACCCCAGCCAGGCCATCGATGGCATCACTCCCGTCTTCGACCGGATCCTCTCCCAGCAGATCCTCAAGGAGGACGTGTTTTCCGTCTACTACAGCCG AGCTTCGAA GAATGCTCTTCTGAAACCCGGGGGGGAAATAATCCTCGGAGGCAGTGACCCAGCCTACTACACTGGTGACTTCCACTACCTGAACGTCAGCAAGAGCGGCTACTGGCAGATCAGCATGAAGGG GGTGTCCATAGGGGCTGAAATCCTGTTCTGCAAGGAAGGCTGTTCCGTGGCCATCGACACAGGAGCATCCTACATCACCGGCCCAGCCGGCCCCATCTCCGTGCTGATGAAAGCCATCGGGGCAGCAGAAATGGCTGAAGGAGAG tatGTGGTGGACTGCGACCGAGTCCCTCAGCTGCCCAACATCTCCTTCCACCTGGGCGGGAAGGCATACACGCTCAGCGGCTCAGCCTATGTCCTCCGG CAATCCCAGTACGGGGAGGACATCTGCGTGGTGGCTTTCTCGGGGCTGGACATCCCACCTCCGGCTGGTCCCCTCTGGATCCTGGGTGCCAGCTTCATCGGACACTACTACACCAAATTTGACCGGCGCAACAACCGCATCGGCTTTGCCATGGCCCGCTGA
- the GOLT1A gene encoding vesicle transport protein GOT1A, whose protein sequence is MVPLTDCQRIGVGLVGFGLFFVLFGMLLYFDSVLLAFGNILFLSGLVFIIGFRRTFTFFFQWPKLKGTSFFMGGVLIVLMRWPLLGMLLEAYGFITLFRSFFPVAFGFLGSLANIPLLSKLLQKVGDSSSMV, encoded by the exons ATGGTGCCTCTGACCGACTGCCAGC GGATCGGCGTTGGACTGGTTGGCTTCGGCCTCTTCTTCGTCCTTTTTGGGATGCTCTTGTATTTTGACTCAGTGCTCTTGGCCTTTGGGAAC ATCCTCTTCCTCTCCGGCTTGGTCTTCATCATCGGCTTCAGGAGGACCTTCACTTTCTTCTTCCAATGGCCAAAGCTGAAGGGCACCAGCTTCTTCATGGGGGGGGTCCTCATCGTCCTCATGCGGTGGCCTCTCCTGGGCATGCTGCTGGAGGCTTACGGCTTCATCACCCTCTTCAG GAGTTTTTTCCCAGtggcttttgggtttttgggttcGCTGGCAAACATCCCTCTGCTGAGCAAG CTCTTGCAGAAGGTGGGAGACAGCAGCTCCATGGTGTGA